The sequence below is a genomic window from Acuticoccus sediminis.
TGTTGACCATCGGGCAGATGATGCCTTCCGCGCCCGCGTCGAGTGCCTTCATGATGATGCCCGGCTCGTTCCACGGCACCCGCACCAGCGGTGTCACCCCGGTGCCGCGCAACGCCTGCAGCATGGGAAGGGCCATGGAGTAGTCGAGCGCGCCGTGCTGGATGTCGATGCAGACGCTGTCATAGCCCTGCGCGGCCATGATCTCGGCGGTGAAGGGGCTGCCGATCGAGCACCAGCCGTTGATCGTTCCCCGGCCGTCCGCCCAGATTTCTTTGAGTTTATTTGGCATCGTCGTTTCCGCGTTTCGCCATTGGTGGCAGAACCCGGCACCCGTGTCGACGCCGCGCCTGGCGATCCCGGCGGGGCGTAACCGACCCTTTCGACGCAGCGTGCCAGAGGAATGGCAGCGGCCGGATCAGCGGTCCGGCGCCCCGAACGGCCGGGTGCGCGGGCGGCTTCACGCAAAAAAGAGACCGTCCGGCACGCGGACGGTCCTTCGGGGCGGCCCGGCCGGTGACGGCCTTACTGGTGGCCCTCGCGCGGGTCGCAGGCGACCGGCGTGCGGTAGCCGCCGAAGTCGTCGAGGTTGTGGCGCGGCGGGCGGGAGTCGTAGTAGCCGCGCGCCGTGGCGCAGACCGGGTTGTAGCCCATCGGCATCATCGGCTGCGGATGCATGTCGTAGAGCGGGGCGATCGACGCGGTGTAGGCGAAGTCGTCGAGGCCGTAGCCCGGCGCGATGGGGACCTCGGCCAGCGGCGCCATGCTGCGCGCGGAGGGATCCTCGATCAGCGTCACCTCGATGCGGCGGTTGACCGGGTCAGTGCCGTCGACGGCGTTGAGCGGGTAGTCCTCGCCGAAGCCGACCGCGACCAGACGTTCCGGCGCGATGTTGTGCTCCATGATGAGGAAGGCGCGCACCGCGTGGGCCCGCTTCTCGGAGAGCCAGTGGTTGTAGTCCGCCTCGCCGGTGGTGTCGGTGTGACCGCCGATGAGGTAGCGCTCGCCCTCCACGCCGGGTGCGGCGAGGGCGTCGGCGAGAACGTCGAGCTCGATCATCGCCTCGGGCGTCAGCGCGTATTCGCCGGTCTCGAACGGAAGCGGGATCACCTGCGAGTGGTTGGTGTTGAGGATGAACGTGCGCGCGACGCGCGGGCTGCGCGGATCGTGGTGCATCTCCTCGGCGATGTCGGGACGCATCATCGTCGGCGTGCGGTAGATGTTGCGCAGGTACTCCGTGCGCCCGTAGTCGACGCTGGTCCCCGGCGTCAGGACCGATTCCATCTCGGCGGCCGACATCGACGGCATCTCGTGGATCACCATGTCCACCTCGTCCATCGCCATCTCGGGGATCTCGTCGCCATCCGCCTCGACGATGCCCTCGGGGCCGTCGTCGCGCCCGACCTCGACGTCCTCGTCCTGATCCCCGGCGTCGGCCGGATCGGGCGCTGCGGCCGTGGCGACGTCGGTGTCGACGGGCTTGCCGGCGTCGGGGTCGAAGCCATCCGCCGTCTCGGTCACGGCTTCGTTTTCAGCCTCGGTGGACGGCGCGGTGCTCTCCGGAGCCGCCGCCGGAGCCGCCTCGGGCGTCGCCTCCGCCTGTTCGACCGGCATCGCCGCCGGCTCGGCGGCTGGCGGTGTCTGCTCGATCGGCGCCACGGCTTGCTCACGGGCGGCCTGCGTCTGCTGTTCGGCCACCGGGGGCGCGGCAAGCGCCTCGGCCTGCGGGCCGGCGGCAGGGGCCTGTTCGGGCATCGCGGCGGCGTCCTGAACGGTCTCCTGCGCGGCGACGGGTGTGTCAGGCGCAGGATTCGTCGTCTGGGCCATCGCAACGATGGGGGTCGTCGTCAGTAAAGCGGCAAGTAAAATACGTGTCGTCAACATCGGGAACTCCTCTCACCGGCCGGACCGGCCTCCTGAACAGGGGATGGAGAGCCCAGAGAGTTTTGCGCGCGGCGCCCTACCTGTCGACGAACGAAAGCGTGAACGTCTGGACATCTGCGCGTGATGCGGTTCCGGACCAGAAGACGTCGACAGGGACGTCGAGCCGGCCCACCGGCAGATGGCGGAGCGGGACGGTCGTGGTCTGGTTCGGCACCAGCGTCAGGCCGCGGAAAAGACGTTGGTCGGCGGTGATGGCGAGCGTCGCGAGGTCCTCGCCGACGCGCAGCTCCAGCGTGCGGTCCGGCGCGTCGTTGCGGAACTCCACCAGGCAGAGCCCGCCGAGCTCCAGCGCCAGGGCGTCGCCGGCGGAAGCCTCGAACCGGGTGCGCACCAGCGGGCGCGCGTCGAAGAGGGCGTCGCGGCAGGTTTCGCCCGGCAGGGGACGCCCGAGGATGATCCGCAGCGCGCTCACAGCCTCGTCGGTGACGGGATAGGCCTCCCTGGCCTCGCCCGACGGCCCGGCCGCCTCGCCGATGGCCGAGTTGATCGCGTCCTGCTGCGCGCCAGCCGGTCCGGCGGCCAGCAGCAGCGCGAGGGAGACGGCGAGGGCGCGCATCACCGGTCCTCCGCGCCGAAGGCGAGCGTCCTGCGCTCCTCCCGGCCGCCCGCGCCGAGCGTCAGCCCGGTGGTCCGGCCCGCCGGCGAGGCGCGGAAAACCAGCGTGTAGTGCGAACCGTTGACCACCGTGATCGCACGCCCGACCGGGGCGTCCGCTGCGATCAGCGTGTCCTGGAGGCGGTCGTCGAAGCGCACCGTGACCGGGGTGGCGCCGAGGGTCACGAACCGCAGCGCGCAGGTCGCCGGCGTGGCGGGGATCTCCAGCACCGGTTCGTCCAGCGGCAGGCGCCTCGCCGTCAGCGCTCCGCCGGAGAGGACCGCGTCGATACACGCCTCCCGGGTGGGCGCGGTGAGCTGTTCCATCCTGATCATCGCCGCGAGGCGCTCCCCTGTGCCGGTCTCCTCACCCAGAATGGACACGCCAAACGCGATCGCGGCAGCGAGCGCCGCCAGCACCGCCGCGCGAATCAGGATCGCGGCGGGCTTCGCGGTGCGGACCTCGCCCTTGCCGGCGGGGGGATTCGCGGGCGCGGGCGTGCGTGACCCGATGACCGCGTCGAGCATGCGCTCGATGTCCTCGAACGTCGAGAAGGTGTGGGCCGTGCCGCCGATCCGGCGGGCGGCTTCCGCGACCAGCGCGCCGTCCGGCGCATCGACGGCGACGAGAAAGTGCGCGCGCGGCCCCGCCACGTCGAGGGACGGCGCGCTGTGGGCGAGCTTCTCGGCGAGGTAGCGCGCCTCGCCGGCGGGCGCGAGCGCTGCGTCCACCGCGCCCGTCGCCCAGATCACCGTGTCGGCCTCGGTCACGTCGCTGAGCCGGGCGCCACGGGCGACGGCGCGGTGGGCGAGGACCACCGGAAGCTCCCAGCTCCGTCCGGTGTCGATGCGCTCGGTGAGGGCGAGGTGCCAGGGCGTCGGCGCCTCGTCGTGCGTGGCAAGGGGGCCCTCGACGAGACGGTGGTAGCCCTCCGCGATGGGGAGCGGACGGAAGTCGTCGACGTGCGTCGCCATCGAGCGGGCGAGGCGCGGGCGCCGCTCCAGCGAGGCGACGCGCGCGCATCCCCCCGTGGTCGGGACCAGGATCGCCAGCCGGGGCGGTTCGGGAGCGTGAGGCGTTTGCACCGGCCCGGTATGGGGCCGCTCCGCCCGCCCGTCCAGCGCGTCCCGCTACAGCAGGAAGATCGCGGTCGACGGATTCTCCAGGAGCGCGATCGCCTCGCGGCCCGCGAAGGTGGATCGGGAGAAGCCGACCTGCTGGACGCCGTCGATCGGCGGGTCGAGCGGCAGTCGCACCACGTTTCCCTCCGGGCCGACGAGCTCAAGCGTGACGGGGACCTCGGTGTCGCCGAGCTCGATCACCAGCCAGGTGACGTCCTCCTCGTGGACGGTGCGCAGGGTGACGCCGCCGACCGTCCGCTCCTGGTCGACCCCCGTGGCCGCCGCGCGCGCCATCGGGGAGGCGACGACCGCCTGGCTCGCCCGCAGCGCGCGGTAGAGCGGCAGCGCCCCGATGGGAATGACGCTCGGCCCGGTCCCGTCCGCGGCCAAGGCGCCGGAGACGATGGAGGAGACGGGGAGGGCGTTGCCGGGCCCGGCCTCGTCCGCCTCGGCGACGAGGGTCGCGGCGGCGAGGCGGTCGATGTAGTCGCGGGTCATTGAACGCCTCCCTCCGGGTCGTCTGCTGCGTCGTCGTGTAGGGCGTCGCTGTCCGGCCCGCCGCGGCCGAGGTAGCGCCTGGCAAACTCGGCGGCGAAGACCTCGCGGTCGTCCGCGAAGGTGGACTGGAGCCGCCCGCCCTCAGGGCCGTCGAAGGCGGCGACCACGCCGCGCACGTCCGCCGTCATCTCGGCGAGCGCGACCAGACTGGGCGCGATGCGCGAGAAGTGGGCGGCAAGCTCCGCCGGAGGGCGCGCGAACGACTTCGATCGCGACCGCGACAGGAGCATCGCCCCGGTGCGCGCGATCGCCGAGCGGTCCTCGCGCTGCGGAGTGCCGGCGGTCAGCGCGTAGTGGGCCGCGAGCCAGCCGGCGGTCTTGTCCTGCAGCGCGTCGATGCGCTCCAGGACCTCTCGGTACGTCGCCGCTTCCACGCAGGTCACCCTCTCTTCGACGGGCACCTTCGCCCGGCCGGTACGAAGGGTGTTGGAAAGGCCAGACTGGATCGGGTGGAACGCCAGGAGCCGCAGGACCGAGCGAACGTTGAGCCGGGCATCCGGCCACACGCTCTCGAGGAGGTCCGCGAAGTCCACCTCGGCCCTGGTGTAGACGTTGAGCGGCGTCGACTTCAGCGCCATCAGCATCGAGCCGGGATCGATGTCGGCGGTGTAGAGCAGGGCGAGCGGCGAGGGCGGGCCGCCGCCGTCGTCGTCCGGCACGATGCCGCGGTCGTTGCCGGGCTCGTCGACGGAGCCGGCGCCGGTGACCGCGGCGCGCTCCTCCACCTCGCGGCGCGACTTCAGGAAGGCGAGCGCGGCCGCGAAGGCGGTCCGGTAGGTGCCGAAGTGCGAATTGTCCGCGTCCGTCCAGAGGGCGAGGATGTCCGCGTCGGTCGGGGTCGCCTGGCCCAGCTTGCGGCGCACGTAGTCGAAGCTCGACGCAGCGTGCCCCTCGGCGAAGTGGGTCTTGCGGTACTCGTAGAGACGGCGGGCGAGGCTGCGGACCCCCTCCTTCAGCGTTTCCTGCGAGGGGCCGCGGGCCAGCGTCTCGAAGGTGGCGACGACCTCGGCCGCCCTCGCGTAGCCGTCCGCGGCGATCAGGAACTCCGCGATCTTGCGCAGGAGGCCGAGCCGCGTCCGGCTGAGGACGATGCTGGCCTCGTTCACATGGAGGCGCACGGCGGTGTGGCTGGCGGCGGAGGCGATGCCGGGCAGCCCGCGCTCGGCCGCCTCGAGCAGGCTGGAGAGCACGTCGCTCGGCCGCATCGCCAGGATCTCGAGACCGCTGGGGCGGCGCTGTGTCGTGCGGCCGAGCGCCTCGACGACGAGGGCGAGCGCCCAGACCGGCTTGTCGCGGTTCGGCGGCCAGCCGCGGATCAGTGCATCCGCGACCTTCTCGATGAACACCGGGGCATGATCGGCGTCCTCGAACAGCGCGGCGAACTCGTTCTGCGCCGTGTCTGACCAGTAGCGTGGCTTCAGCATGCGCGTCACCGATTGCATCGCCGTCACAATGGCCGCGCGCAGGCCATTGGGCAACGCTCCGGCCCCGGTGCGTCCCTCATGCGGCCGTCCGCCGGTGAGCGGACGGCGTCGTTCCGCCTACTCGATGCCCAGCTTGGCGAGCGCCGCCTCGACCCGCGGCACGTCCTCGGGGTTGTTCACCTCCCAGAACATGCTCTGCCGCGACTCGACCGTGACGCACTGAACGTCGATGCCGTTCTCGAGGAAGCGGAGCTGCTCGAGCCCCTCGTGCGTCTCCAGCGGGCCCGGCTCGAAGCCGACGTACTGGCGCAGTGCCGCCGGGCGGTACGCGTAGAGGCCGACGTGATGGTAGACCGGCGGGGCCGGCTTGTCGTCGGCGACGTAGGGGATCACTTCCTTGGAGAAGTACAGCGCGCGGCCGGCGCGGGTCATGACCGCCGTGGTGCCGCCGACGCGGCCGGCGGCACGGTCCTGGCGAAAGCGCGAGAGCGTCTCGTCGTCGCACAGGAGGGCAGGCGTCGCGACCGCGGCGTCGCCGATCCCGTCGATCAGCTCGGTCACGAAGTGCGCCGGCGTCAGCGGGGCGTCGCCCTGGAGGTTGACGACGAGGTCCGGCTCGGACGGCAGCTTGTCTAGGGAGTCCTCGCACCGCTCGGTGCCGTTGCGGCACTGGTCGGACGTCATCAGCACCTTGGCGCCGAAGGTGTCCGCGTGTTCGGCGATGCGCTCGTCGTCGGTGGCGATATAGACGGCGTCGATCCCGGGAACGCGCAGGGCCACGTCGTGGGTGCGTTGCAGGAGGGTCTTGGCGACCCCGGTGGCGCCGCGAAGCGGTTGCAACGGCTTCCCGGGGAACCGCTGGGACGGAAACCGCGCCGGGATGATAATGACGGTACCCAATTGTGACTCCCTCAGAGGCGAGGCTCGGCCATACAAGCTGACCGGAACGGCTGCAACCGCGTGGATCTTGTCGGCGCCGCCCAAGAGGGGCATTGAGACGCCGCAATCCCAACCCAGCGAGGCGATGATGGACCAACCGACGACCGTTCAACCCTCCAGCCGGGTCGACGTCGGCGGCGTCACGTTCGCCAACGACGCGCCGCTGACCCTGATCGCCGGTCCCTGCCAGATGGAGAGCCGCCAGCACGCCTTCGACATGTGCGGCGCGCTGGTGGAGATCACCGGCAAGCTCGGCATCGGCCTCGTCTACAAGTCGAGCTTCGACAAGGCGAACCGCACGTCGCTGAAGGGCGTGCGCGGCATGGGCCTCGACAACTCGCTCCCGGTCTTCGCCGACCTGAAGCGCGAGTTCGGCGCCCCGGTGCTGACCGACGTCCACACGGCCGAGCAGTGCGCCGTGGTGGCCGAGACATGCGACATTTTGCAGATCCCAGCCTTCCTCTGCCGCCAGACGGACCTTCTGGTGGCCGCGGCCGGGACCGGACGCGTCGTCAACGTGAAGAAGGGCCAGTTCCTGGCGCCTTGGGACATGACGAACGTCGTGCGCAAGGTGACCGAGAGCGGCAACCCGAACGTGCTCCTCACCGAGCGCGGCGTTTCCTTCGGCTACAACACGCTGGTCTCGGACATGCGCTCGCTGCCGATCATGGCGGAGACCGGGGCGCCGGTGGTGTTCGACGCGACGCATTCGGTGCAGCAGCCGGGGGGGCAGGGCGGCTCGTCCGGCGGGGAGCGGCGCTTCGTGCCGACGCTGGCGCGGGCGGCCGTCGCGGTCGGCGTCGCGGCGGTCTTCGTCGAGACCCACCAGGACCCGGACAACGCCCCGTCCGACGGCCCGAACATGCTTCCCCTGACCGACATGCCGGCGTTCCTGGAAACGCTGATGACGCTCGACAGGGTCGTCAAGGGCTGACGCGGCGCACCGGCCGCCCGGCTCGCGGGGCGGCCGCGGCGCGCTCCCGCGGGCACGGCAGGGCGCCCGTCCACGCCGAGACCCGTGCGACGCCGGGCCTCGGCTACCCGGCGGCCTTCTTGAGGTCCTTGATCCCGCGCCGGGCGAGCTCGTCGGCGCGCTCGTTCTCCGGGTGTCCGGCGTGGCCCTTGACCCACTTCCAGGTCACGTCGTGGCGCTCGGTGAGCTCGGAGAGCTCGCGCCAGAGGTCGTCGTTCTTGACGGGTTTCTTCTCGGCGGTCTTCCAGCCGTTGCGCTTCCAGCGCTGGAGCCACTGGGTGATGCCCTGCCGCACGTACTGCGAGTCGGTGACGATATCGACCTCGGTCGGGCGCTTCAGGGCTTCGAGGCCCCTGATGGCCGCCGTCAGCTCCATGCGGTTGTTGGTGGTGTGCGCCTCGCCGCCGTAGAGCTCCTTCTCGTGCGGTCCGAATGTGAGGATCGCACCCCAGCCGCCCGGACCCGGATTCCCGCTGCAGGCGCCGTCCGTATAGATGACGACCCTTGCGGGCGCGGAACGCTCCTCGGGGGCCGGGCTGGCGTCGGCGGTCATGGGGGCCTCATCGATGGGGTACGCGACGGGTGGTGGAACCACGGCCACCGCCCCCGCGCAACCGTCGCGGCGGCGGCGCGCACAGCCGCGCGCCGGTCGGCGCTACAGTCCGTACTCGGTGGCGCTGGAGACGCTGCGGTGGAAGCGCAGGCGCTCGTAGTAGGGACGCGGATCCTTCGGCGTCACGAGAGCGTCCTCCGGCACGCGCAGCCAGTCGTGCAGGCGCGTGAGGCAGAAGCGCAGCGCCGCGCCGCGGCACAGCAGCGGCAGCGCGTCCCGCTCGGCCGCCGACAACGGCCGCACGGCGTTGTAGCCCTGGATCATCGCCCGCGCCTTGGTGACGTTGAAGGCGAGATCGTCCTCGAAGCACCAGGCGTTGATGCAGATGGCGAGGTCGTAGGCCAACGTGTCGTTGCAGGCGAAGTAGAAGTCGATCAGCCCCGACAGCGCATCGCCGATGAAGAACACGTTGTCCGGGAAGAGGTCGGCGTGGATGACGCCCTGCGGAAGGTCCGTCGGCCAGGAGGCGTTGAGGACGCCGAGCTCGTCGTCGACGAGGGCGACGAGACCCGGCACCACCTCGTCCGCCTGATCGCGCGAATCGGCGAACAGTGGCCCCCAGGAGGCGACGCCGAGCGCGTTGGGCCGGCGCAGCCCGAA
It includes:
- a CDS encoding OmpA family protein; amino-acid sequence: MPEQAPAAGPQAEALAAPPVAEQQTQAAREQAVAPIEQTPPAAEPAAMPVEQAEATPEAAPAAAPESTAPSTEAENEAVTETADGFDPDAGKPVDTDVATAAAPDPADAGDQDEDVEVGRDDGPEGIVEADGDEIPEMAMDEVDMVIHEMPSMSAAEMESVLTPGTSVDYGRTEYLRNIYRTPTMMRPDIAEEMHHDPRSPRVARTFILNTNHSQVIPLPFETGEYALTPEAMIELDVLADALAAPGVEGERYLIGGHTDTTGEADYNHWLSEKRAHAVRAFLIMEHNIAPERLVAVGFGEDYPLNAVDGTDPVNRRIEVTLIEDPSARSMAPLAEVPIAPGYGLDDFAYTASIAPLYDMHPQPMMPMGYNPVCATARGYYDSRPPRHNLDDFGGYRTPVACDPREGHQ
- a CDS encoding 3-deoxy-manno-octulosonate cytidylyltransferase produces the protein MGTVIIIPARFPSQRFPGKPLQPLRGATGVAKTLLQRTHDVALRVPGIDAVYIATDDERIAEHADTFGAKVLMTSDQCRNGTERCEDSLDKLPSEPDLVVNLQGDAPLTPAHFVTELIDGIGDAAVATPALLCDDETLSRFRQDRAAGRVGGTTAVMTRAGRALYFSKEVIPYVADDKPAPPVYHHVGLYAYRPAALRQYVGFEPGPLETHEGLEQLRFLENGIDVQCVTVESRQSMFWEVNNPEDVPRVEAALAKLGIE
- the kdsA gene encoding 3-deoxy-8-phosphooctulonate synthase, which encodes MDQPTTVQPSSRVDVGGVTFANDAPLTLIAGPCQMESRQHAFDMCGALVEITGKLGIGLVYKSSFDKANRTSLKGVRGMGLDNSLPVFADLKREFGAPVLTDVHTAEQCAVVAETCDILQIPAFLCRQTDLLVAAAGTGRVVNVKKGQFLAPWDMTNVVRKVTESGNPNVLLTERGVSFGYNTLVSDMRSLPIMAETGAPVVFDATHSVQQPGGQGGSSGGERRFVPTLARAAVAVGVAAVFVETHQDPDNAPSDGPNMLPLTDMPAFLETLMTLDRVVKG
- the rnhA gene encoding ribonuclease HI — translated: MTADASPAPEERSAPARVVIYTDGACSGNPGPGGWGAILTFGPHEKELYGGEAHTTNNRMELTAAIRGLEALKRPTEVDIVTDSQYVRQGITQWLQRWKRNGWKTAEKKPVKNDDLWRELSELTERHDVTWKWVKGHAGHPENERADELARRGIKDLKKAAG
- a CDS encoding homoserine kinase → MAVYTAVDDLALTAFLHDYDIGDLLSAKGIAEGVENTNYVMMTTEGTYILTLYEQRVDAADLPFFLNLMNHCADKGIATPQPLPRKDGTLLGELCGRHAAIVTYLDGMATRKPKPLHCAELGRGLAAFHDATLDFGLRRPNALGVASWGPLFADSRDQADEVVPGLVALVDDELGVLNASWPTDLPQGVIHADLFPDNVFFIGDALSGLIDFYFACNDTLAYDLAICINAWCFEDDLAFNVTKARAMIQGYNAVRPLSAAERDALPLLCRGAALRFCLTRLHDWLRVPEDALVTPKDPRPYYERLRFHRSVSSATEYGL